Below is a window of Anaerobacillus alkaliphilus DNA.
TTGCGCCACGAGGATCAAACGAGCCTAGTACATCAGGATTCCTAAAAAAGTATTGGTCAACCATTGTTTTTGATGTATCAATTCTAACACCTTTTAATTCATTTCCAAATTCACGAGCAACTTTAAGAGCATCAGTGATGACATCATTATTGTAGTCAACAAGAGCCATAAGGTCATCTTCTGGAAATGTTTCTTTATAAGCATGTGTTGCTGCCACTACATCGCCTTCAAATAATTGTATTAAGGCATGTGGCATTGTTCCCATACCCTTTTTTCCCCACCATTCATTCATGGCATGAGTTGCTTGGGCAGTAGAGCCTCCAATGTAAGCTGCATAGCCATCTCCAGCTTGTTGAGTAAAGTGATCATCACGATCTCCCATAAATATTACGGGCTTCTTCACGCCAGATAAACTAGCTGCTTTCACTACATTGTATACATTTGTTGCTACTGATGTACGTCTAGCTAGAATTCCATCTATAATTCCTTCTAAATAACCGAAGTTTTGATAAGGACCTGTAATTGTTAACACCGTTTCAAACGGAACAATTTTATCGCCATCTTTTAATGAATAAATCTCTAAATCATTTGGATTACTAGCAAACGTCTTAATAAGTGCAATTACTTCATCCGTTCCACAAAGGATTGCGTCGGTTTTTTGAAAAAATTGCATCGTAACAATATTATCTTTCTTGAACCGTTCAACGATTTCCTTAGTCTTAAGAAAGTATACAGCTGAAAACCAACCTTCACTAATTCTTTCATCGAACTTAAATGTTTGATTTGTTAACCTCTTAATTTTTCCTTCTAACTTTAACTTGATCTCTTTCATAACGATACTCCTTGTTGTGTAACGATATTTTCCTTTATATAAGAGCCTCTTCAGCGAGGCAAAATCCTTATGTAAATGTTAGAATGCCCGTGACGGACAAATCTCCTGTCACGGGCAATGTAAAGACAATTTAATGAAAAAGAATCCCTTTATGCTGCTCAAGTATTGCCGCTTCAATAATTTCTTTCACGTCAGACTCGTTTAAATTGGTAAATCCATGCTTTAATACGATAAGCATGTTTAGCTCTTCGTCCGTCAATAAGGAAAGCCATTGAGGAGAAATAGATTTTACTAAGCTTGATAATTGAATCTCTTGCATCGTGACCACTCCTTAATGATAAAGTATGGTATAGCTAGACTCATATAACAGAAAAACTTAAAGTAAAAACTTGCCTTTCTCACTTACATCCCTTATTCAATTATTACCAATAAAACACCAACATATTAATCATATAGAACCTTTTTACAGAAAACAAGGTAAAAATATTTGTAGACATACCTTATTTCATTCTATTTTAAACGTAATAGTTTAGAATGTAAAATAGAATAAGTTAGTAATTTAGATCGCACTTACAACTTACTACTTCGACAAGATTATTTACATTCTATCAGAAAGCTCTTCCTCAGAGATAAGAACATTTCTTGGTTTTGAACCCATTGCCTCAGAAATAATTCCTCTAGCCTCCATCATATCGATAAGGCGAGCAGCTCGATTAAAACCAATCCGATATCTTCTTTGTAGACTTGAGGAAGATGCACCACCTTGCTCTAAAACATAGTAGCAAGCTTCTTCAAACAAATCATCCTCTTGATCAACTACAGTTTCATAGCTTTTAATGAGACTTTCTTTATCAAAAAGAAAGTTAGGTTTTCGTTGCGCTTTAACTAATGCAACTACTCGATCAATTTCTTCATCTGAGACATAGTTTCCTTGTACTCGAACAGGTTTGGACGAACCATTTTCAAATAACAGCATATCACCTTTGCCTAACAACCTTTCGGCACCGCCTGAGTCAATAATCGTTCGAGAGTCAGCCTGAGAAGACACAGAAAAGGCAATTCGTGTAGGAATATTCGCTTTAATTAATCCTGTAATAACATCAACAGATGGTCTTTGAGTAGCAAGAAGCAAGTGGATCCCACAAGCTCTAGCTTTTTGAGCAATACGGCAAATGGCTTCCTCCACATCATGAGGGGAGACCATCATTAAATCCGCTAACTCATCAATGACAATGACAATATACGGCATTGCAGGTGTTGGGTCACCATCGATTTTCATAACCTCATTATATCGTTTGATATCTCTAACGCCATTTTGAACAAATAGTTCGTATCTACGTTCCATTTCTTCAACGGCCCATTTTAGTGCAATTGTTGCTTGCTTAGCATCGGTAATTACTGGAGTTACCAGATGTGGAATATCATTATATGGAGCGAGCTCGACCATTTTCGGATCGACAAGCATTAGTTTTACTTCCTCCGGAGTTGCCTTAAACATTATGCTGACTAGAATGGAATTAATACAGACACTTTTCCCCGAGCCAGTAGCACCAGCAATTAATCCATGTGGCATCTTTTGAATATCAGTGACGATCGGCTTTCCTTCAATATCTAACCCGAGCGCAACTGTTAGAGGAGATGGACTTTTTTGAAACTCAGAGCTACGTAAGATTTCTCTGATCACAACTGGATCACTCACATCATTAGGAACTTCAATCCCAATTGCGTTCTTACCCGGAATAGGTGCCTCCATCCGAATATCCTTTGCAGCTAAACTAAGTTTAATGTCATCCTGTAACCCTGTTACCTTGCTTACCTTCACCCCTGGCTCTGGCTGAATTTCAAAGCGAGTAACGGAAGGCCCTCTAGTTACACCAACAACCTTTGCTTGAACATTAAAATTGGCTAAAGTAACTTCAAGTGTATCTTTTTTTTCATCAAGCCACTTATGACTGTTCTCAGGCTGCCTTGGAGGTATATTTAATAGTTGTAGAGTAGGAAATTGGTACGTCTTCTCAGGTATTGCTTCTGTTCTTTTTTGTGCTAGGCGATCCTTATGAAACATTAATACATTAAAAGGGACAACTGTTTTTCTTGGAACATCCTTGTCATCTTTTGTAGTTTCATTGTTATTTATATTCAACTTCAACGGTAATTGTTCAAGCTCCTCCCTATCTTGGGCAGTAGTTTCTTCACTTACCTCAGTAAATGCTGCTGCAATCTCTTCATGAGTCTCATTTATCGATTGCACCATCAGTTCTTCAAAATCTTCAATTGCAGTAGGAGAGGGTTCTTCAGTTACATATTCCTCGTGTGTTAGAAGGCAATTGTCCGAATTTACTACTCGTTCTATTCCTTCTAAAGAGTCATTATAGCCCTCGTCCTCATTGGAGTTTTCGTCCCAAATATCTTCCTCTTCATAAACGTGCAGTTCAAGTTCATGGTTTAGTTCATTAATCGTTTCTTGTAAACCATTGTCCTCTTGGTCAATTTGCTCTACTAAGTTATCTCGTGCATGATCCAAATCAGAGACGATAAAGTTATCTTTTCTATATAATTCATTTACAGCGCCAGCTTCTAAAGTTTCATCAGTCAAAGTTGTAAACTCTACTCCATTGATCTGCATAGCAGGCATAGGTATCAGTAATTTAGAAAAATCATCTCGATTGAGTTCTACTATCTTTTCGTCAAGTTCAATTGGGATATTCAAGGTTTCATTGGGAACATCATCATCTGTCAATACTGACCTATTCGACCCTGGCGGTTTACCAAACGCATATATTGGTGAGGGAATATTTGTCGCCTTGAAGTTAACTCCCTGAAACTTCTTCCGTACCTTTTCCTGAACTGGACTAACTTCAGCATTATCTTCAGATTTTACTCGTTTTTGCTCTTTTGATTTTTCCAATGGTGTTACTTTTTTCTGTTTATTAGAAACTTGCTCTTGATTTCTCTGAAAAACCTGGTTAGTTGTTGGCTTTGCTTTAGTAACAGAAGGTTCATCCGCAATCATCGGAAAGCGAAATTTACCTTCCTTAGGATACTGATGAATCATTTTTGCTTCTGTTTCTGCCTCAGACCTAATTCTCCCATAATATTTCTTTCGTTCTTCACGAGTATGTATATGTTCCTCTTCTTGCCCGAATAAAAAAGAATGAATTTTTTTATAGGCTATTTTTAATCGTTTGTACATGAAATCACCTTTTCTCTGATATGAATGCGGAAGTAATTGTATTATGCTTATCAAGGATGAATTTCCTATCTGCTAGTTTAATAATAACGTAAAAAAGGAAAAAACCACTAGTTTTTTCTAGGAACAAATGGAGATTGTGAAAAAATACCTAAAATTACATTCTAGTAGGAATTTTTAATATTTTTAGCGAATTTACCACTAAACATTATTTATTAAGAATAGGACGTGCAAGATGAGTCAATTTATCATTAGACAAGTAGTCAAAGAGGATGCAAAAGATTTAGTTCAATTAATGAAAAACTACATTGTTGATTTTTATCAAAAACCTGAGCCAAAAGAAGAAGATGTTGAGGCTTTAATACACCGATTAATTATGGAGCCTTCTAGTGGCATTCAGTTTGTAGCCGAAAAAGAAGAAAAATTAGTAGGTTTTGCTACGCTCTACTTTTCATTTAGTACACTGCAATTGAAGAAGGTTGCAATTCTAAATGACATGTTTATCAATGAGGATGCTAGAGGAGAAAAGATAGGTGAACAACTTTTTCAAACTAGCTTATCCTATATAAGAGAAAATGACTTTGCTTATATGACATGGGAAACAGCCAAAGACAATTTAATCGCTCAATCACTTTACAACAAGATGGGCGGAAAAATATCTGAATGGCTGGTTTATGAGATGAGCTAAAACGAGCCCAATTTAGGGCTCGTTTCTTTTCTGCTATTCTTGGTCAAAATATTCCTTAAACTTTTTTGTTTCTTTCTTACTTTCAATTTGAAAATATGGATTATCCTCTGTGACATCTTTTGGGTCTAAGTTTGTTTTCATGACTAAAAACGGGCTATCTGTAGGTTCGACTATGACGCGATCAGATAATTTCTCGAAGTCAGGCATGTTATCATTTCCTGGGTTTGTCTTTTCCATCATTACACCTCCCTCTCCATTAGAGTGTGATTTCCTGATGGAATTATCACAAAAACAAAAAAATGGTGAGCATCACTCACCATTTTTAAAATCATTGTTTAGGTTTTCTTTGAGCAAGGATAAACACTGGTTCAAACTTGTCATTTTCATAAATAAAAGGTAGAGCCGTAATTGGAGTTCTGCCATTCGTGAAAAATGAGAAAACCATTTGTCCAAGCACGTCATAACCAGTTTCATTAACAATATCTGCAATAATTAATACGTCTTGGTGCGGAACTGCAAGGGCGAGTTCACCTTCTGCTGTTTTGGCATATTGTTTTAATAGTTGTTCATTTAAAATCTTACTTGCATCATAACCGTCATTGGTATTTATAAAGTAGTAAGTATTCCCTGCAACAACATCTTTCTTGGCTTCTGTTTTAAGTGAACGAAGATTAAACATCGCCATTTCCTTAATTTTGGCTGGATCAAGCTGCTCACTTTCAACTATTTCTCTAGTCAATAAAGTAAAGGTTGTTCCACGATCTATTGCATAATAGACTCTAGTTTCGGCAGTATGTTCCTCAAATAATAACTCTTTTCCATCTCCCGAAAGTGTCGTAAAAGAAGTTGACCGAAGAACCGGAAAAATGGCCTTCTCATTGCCCTTTAATGTAAATGGTGTAGCCATTGCTTGTAATGCAGATTCAACATAGTGAACCGCCTCATCAATGGCAGTTTCTTTTTTCTCCGACCATTTTGCCGCTAATTTTGAGATAGAAAGGGTAACACCTTTGTTCACATTGATATCATCTATTCTTAATTTTTGTTCATCTCTATCATAGGAAATTCGACGTTGTGGTTGCTGCAATCGTTTTTCTAATTCTCGTTTTATCTCTAATGGCTTCATAAAATAAGCCTCCTTTTCTAATTCACCTTATCATTTTAACATGTTATACATCTTGATCAAAAAATAATGCTTCTATATAAAAAAGTAGTCACCCAAGTGACTACCTGCTTCTCAACTTTATTTTGATAACTTATCAAAAGTGTCTTGCAAAAATTTCTCAATTTCCTCTTTCGTTTTACGATCCTTACTAACAAAGCGATCAATTTCTTCGCCATTGTGATATGCGATAAAACTTGGAATTCCAAATACCTCTAATTCTACGCATAAGTCAATCAGCTTATCTCGATCCGCATAATAGAAAGTAAATTGTGAAAATTTTTCTTCAATTTCTGGTAATACAGGTTGAATTACGACACAATCTGGGCACCAGTTTGCTGAGAACATCACGACAGAAAGACCTGTTTGTAGTTGACTCTTATACATATCTTTGGACTCTAGTACTTTCATTAATTTCCCCCACCATCTCTTTTATTTTTCATCACCAAAATTATTGATCGATCTTCATATCTCCAAATTTTATTAGACCAACTTTTCTTAGGATCTCTGACAAAATTAAGCTTATCACAGCTGGACCCACAAAATGCAGTAGGAAAACTTTCATAAAGACGTCGCCAGTAAAGCCCATAACGGTAAAAGTCATAATCTGCCCTACAAAACCACTTGTTCCCATTCCAGCACCCGCAGGATTATTAACCATTTGAAAAAAAATCGTTGCAAACGGTGCAAGAACCATTCCGGCGACGGTAGGCGGAATTAAAATAAATGGATTCTTTACAATATTAGGTACTTGAAGCATAGATGTTCCAATCCCTTGGGCAATAAAGCCTGAGAAACCATTTTCACGATAACTACTAGTTGCAAAGCCAATCATTTGTGCAGCACAACCTACTGTTGCAGCCCCCGCAGCTATTCCCTCTAACCCAAGCATAAACGCAATCGCTGCACTTGATATCGGTGCCGTTAATGCTAAGCCCATAAAAAGAGCAACCAAAATGCCCATTAGAAGCGGTTGAAGATCTACTGACCACATAATTAATGCACCAAACTCTTCAATACCTCTAGAAATTACAGGACCAATTGTGTTTGCTACGACATAACCAGTAAAAATCGTTACAAACGGTGTAACAATGATGTCTAATTTCGTCTCTTTAGAAACTAACTTCCCAATTTCAGTAGCTAAAACAGTAGCAACGAATGCACCAGCTGGTCCTCCAAGTATTGCACCGGCTGAGCCTACTACAACCGCAGGAAATAGAACAAGCCTTGGTGCGTTTAAACCAAAAGCTACCGCTACTCCAATTGCTGGACCCATTAAATCCATAGCCAATTGTCCCATCGGTACAAACCATTGCTCTAAAAACCAAATTTGCTGTCCAGCTGTACGGATAATTAAACCAATGATTAGAGAGGAAAAAAGCCCCAATGCCATAAAACTTAAAGCTGTAACAAAATAGGTCCTTAATGATAGGTCTACACCTTTTTTATGTAAAAAACTTCGCAAGTGAACACACCTTCCTAATTAATATTACAATCATTATTTACCATTCTATCTTATTTAATTAATTTACATATGACAAGTTAAATGTATATACAGCTATAATAAAAAAGAGGATGTCTATACCAACTTGGCTAAGACATCCTATTCCTAATATTTAATTGACTTAATAATATCTAACAACGTATCCACACTGTTCTTAAAATCCCCGATTTCTGTAACGGTTGTCCCTTTTTCGCCACCTATACCTACGATTACTTTATATTTACCATCCTCAAAAGGAGAAACTATAATATAACTAAATAAACCGTCTATCTCTTGTTTTTCTATTAGTATTGCTTTTTCTTCTACTAACTTATCTTGTTCAAAGTTTACTTGACTAAGCGAGCCTTCTGCTGGATTAGAGAAGATTAAGAATAACTGGTCACCTTTCGATAAAATTAAGTTATTCTCTGTTATTTCTTCCACTTGTAAATCTGCAGGAAGATAATAGCTAAATAAATCGGTTGTTTGATTTTGCTCTTTTGCTTCTTCCGACACTCCAACTTCAAATGATGCTTTCGCTAATTCAATCGCTTGTTCTTTGCTTACACTACAACCAGTGATAAGAACTATAACTAATAAAAGCATTAATTTGTTTATAACGAACTTTAGTTTCATTCCTTCACCTCCTCTGGTGATTTCTATAAACTTTTCTCTATATGATTTAAACGGATTTGCACTTATTTACTATAATCATACATCACCTAGGAATAGGTGACAAGCATTGATACTATTCAATTTTCAGCTGTACCAGAGTATTTTTTAGAAAAAATACTTTTAATTCCCAACAATAAATATTAGATTTCATATAATAATTATGGTAAGTTAATAATAATTTGTTATTATACAAATTACTATTAATTATTGAGGTGGAGAAAGAGATGAAAAAGGGTTTACTGATGATGCTTTTGGCTCTCATTCTAGTTATCGCAGCATGTGGCGGTCAAACAGAAGAAAGCAAAGAGAAAACAAAAGAAGGCACGCTAACAGAGGGATCAGAAGCTACTGAAGAAACTAGCGAGCTAGTAATTGGTCTTATTCCTTCGCAATCTGAAGGTGAAATGGAAACTGCTATGGATAAACTTCAAGCAGAATTAGAGGAAAAACTAGGGAGACCGGTAAAAATTGACCATTATCCAGCCTATAACGGTGTTGTTGAAGCTTTAAACTACGGACATATCGATATGGCTTACTTTGGTCCACTAACATATGTAATAGCACATGAACGCAGTGGAGCTCAAGCCATTATTACACAGCTTGTAAATGGAGAGCCTTACTATCATTCTTATTTTATTACAAAGGCTGATGCACCTTGGGAAACACTTGACGAATTATTGGAGGACAAAGAAAATGTTAGCTTAGCTTTCGGAAGTCCTTCTTCTACATCAGGTTCTTTAATTCCCGGTGTTGAGTTGAAAGAACGAGGTGTTTTCCGTTCTGAAGATGATCATGACTTTGCACAAGTAACTTATACTGGTAGTCATGATATTACAGCACAATCAGTTCTAAATGGTAGTGTTCTTGTAGGAGCTATTGACAGTGCTATTTTTGAAGCGCAAATTCGCTCTGGAAAACTTAATGCAGATGATTTTAAAATCGTTTGGAAATCAGAAAGAATTTTCCAATATCCATGGGCTGTAAAACCTAACATGGATACAGCGACGATTACTGCACTTCAAGAAGCATTTGTTAGTATTACAGATGAAGATATATTAAATGCTTTTGGTGCGACTGCTTTTACAACAGCAACAAATGAGGATTACGATGCAATTCGTAATGCGGCGATTATAGATGGTAGGATGGATGATGATTTAGGTGGAAAATAGGAAGTAAAACCTATGAAGTGTTATACTGAAGAGGAGCGCTTTGGCGTTCCTCTTTTAACTTTATTGTTCACTGAATTTCATCATTCATTGGATCGCCATTAAGGTAAATATGAAATTCATTCAGTTACACTCGAATTTTGAGTTTAAAGCTATTCAACTATTTTAACATTAGGGGAGAACAATCTATGGTCTGGTTTAAACCTAGATACATTTTTTTCGGAATTATTTTTGCATTACTCATATGGTATAGTATGGAACTTACACAATTTCAATTTGAAAAGTTTAAAAATGTTCCTAATATGTTTTATTTTATTAGAGATCAGTTTTTCCCTCCAAACTGGACAATTCTGCCAAGGCTAATCGATGCATCGTTTGTAACTCTGGCTATGGCTTTTTTGGGAACTGTTTTTGCATTAATTTTTGCTATTCCACTTAGTTTTATGGCTGCAAGGAATACGAGTCGACACCCACTATTTTGTTGGTTTAACCGTTCGATGCTCAGTGGACTTCGCTCTATCCCTGAAATTGTATTTGGCTTAATTTTTGTTGTTTCGCTTGGACTAGGTCCTTTCCCAGCCGTGCTCGCTATCATGTTACATAATATTGGGGTGCTAGGAAAGTTAATCTCTGAGCTTATTGAATCAGCAGAAATCGGACCACAAGAAGCTATGAAATCGGTTGGTGCTACAAGATGGATTGCTGTTTTATTTTCAATTCTTCCGCAAATATGGCCAAATGTTCTTAGTCATTTTTTTTACCGTTTTGAAGTTGCTATCCGAACATCATTAATCTTAGGCTTTATCGGCGCTGGTGGAATAGGGCAACAACTGTTTAATCATTTTCAAACCTTCCAATACAAGTCGGTAGCCATGGATATTTTCGTCATCATTGTGTTAGTCATCGTTGTAGATTTTATCGGTGGAAAAATTCGAGAAAGGGTTATTTGAGGTGATTGAAATGTTACAAGTAAACGAACTATATGTAAAATACCCAAAAGCCAAGGAACATGCCCTTTCAAACATCAACATTTCTTTTCAAAAAGGAGAATTCATCTGTATTCTTGGAAAGAGTGGCGCTGGAAAATCAACATTTATTCGTTGTTTAAATGGATTACAGCGTCCAACTACAGGGGCAGTCATTTGGAATGACAAAGACCTTTCTCGCCTAAAAGAGGGACAACTTAGAAAAGTTCGTGTAGAAATGGGAATGATTTTTCAGCATTTCAACCTTATCCCCCGTCTTAGTGTCTTTCAAAATGTATTAACCGGGATGTTTGGAAAGCGTTCACCTTGGAAGAATTTGTTCGGAATTTTTTCACAAGAGGAAAAAAAGTTGGCAATCAGCATGATAGAACATGTTGACTTAGTCGGACATAAAGACAAACGCGTAGAAGCGCTAAGTGGTGGGCAGAAACAACGAGTAGCGATCGCTCGTGCGTTACTTCAAAATCCCAAAGTATTTTTAGGAGATGAGCCTGTTGCTAGTCTTGATCCTGGTACAGCTAACCGTATTTTCTCATTGCTACAGTCTCTTCATAATGAGTATGACTTACTTACGGTTATCAATGTACATGATGTCGTATTGGCTAAACAATATGCCACTAGAATTATTGCCTTAAAAGAAGGAAAAGTAATTTTTGATGATCTTCCTGAAAAATTTACTGATGAAGTTTATGACTTAGTATATAAATAATAGCTAGGCTTGAATTTATTCAAGCCTAGCTATTATTTTACGTTCACCGCGTTATGAAAGTCATATTGACCAATAAGCACTTTAATAACATGAGCGAACATTTCATCTCTATTCAATCGCCCATTTGTAATAATCCCCATTGCACCTTCCTTTTTACTTACACCGTTTCTCTTGGTGTACACATCCATTGCTTGCCCTAATGTTTTGCCATGATTGATCTCAGCTGAAACTTCACCTGGAAGAACTGCTCTAGCACCACTAGCGATAAATACGTTCCCTTTGTAATCTACGAGCGCTCCCCAATTAATAACCATTAACCCATATTCAGTTTCAGTCACTCCACCTTCAAGACCGATCGCAAAATCAACATTTACTGATTTTAAACAAGCCTTTGCACGATTAACGGCTCCTCTAATTGTTTCTTCATCTCCGAACGGTTGCTCGCTTACTTCTGAAGGCACGTCCAACGCTACGATCTCAAATGAACTTCCTAGGACACCCTCTACTGCAGCAACCTTTGTAGGGTTTTTTGAACCAATTGCTACTCTCATCTAAACCTCCCATTTGTTCGATATTTTTATTTAAAAAACAGACTCGGCTTGTTTCCGAGTCTGTTCCGCAATTTTACTATGTGGGTTTGTACTAGATGTATAATACCATCTATAAAAATATTTTAACCATTGTTTCTAATAGTTTCAACAGTAGTTTTATCAGTTGTTCTTACAAGTTTCACTAACAGTTCTTTAGCTGCCGCGTAATCATCAACATGGATAATTGAGGCTGAAGTATGAATGTAACGAGAACAAATACCAATCACTGCTGACGGAACTCCATTTCCAGAAATGTGAACCTTCCCTGCATCTGTACCACCTTGGGAGATAAAATACTGGTAAGGAATGTTATTTGTCTCTGCTGTATCTAGAATAAATTCACGGATTCCTCGATGAGTAACCATTGTTCGATCATAGATACGAAGTAAAGCACCTTTTCCTAGATGTCCAAAAGAGTCTTTGTCTCCAGTTGCATCATTGGCTGGACTAGCATCTAGTGCATAAAAAATATCAGGCTCGATCATGTTAGCAGCTGTTTGAGCTCCTCTTAAACCTACTTCTTCTTGGACCGTAGCACCAGAGAATAAGATATTTGGGGTGTTTACATCTTTTAATTCTTTTAGTAACTCAATTGCAAGCCCACAACCGTAACGGTTATCCCATGCTTTTGCCAATATTTTCTTTTCATTCGCCATTGGTGTGAATGGACAAATTGGGACAATTTGCTGGCCTGGTTTAATTCCGATTTTCTCTGCATCCGCTTTGTCGTCAGCACCAATGTCAATAAACATATTTTTAATTTCCATTGGTTTACTACGTTTAGCTTCGTCTAATAAATGCGGCGGAATTGAACCAACTACCCCGATGACCGGACCATTGTCAGTCATAACTTGCATACGCTGTGCAAGTAATACTTGGCTCCACCAACCTCCTAGAGTTTGGAAACGAATGAGACCTTTATCTGAAATTGATGTTACCATGAATCCAACTTCATCCATATGACCTGCAACCATTACCTTAGGTCCGTTTTCGTCACCACGCTTGACTCCGAAGATACTTCCTAGACGATCTTGAATAATTTCATCACTATACTTTTCTAATTCGCTACGAACAAATTTACGAACCTGATGTTCAAACCCTGGAGCCCCTTGAAGTTCGGTTAACGTTTTAAACAGTTGTAATGTTTCTTGATTCATTTTATACTCCCTTCGGATACCGTAATATTATGTACAGTTCTATTTTAACGAAAGTTTCAGAACCTTTCCACCCATACCCCTCATTTTTTTGTTGATTTTGTTTTT
It encodes the following:
- a CDS encoding thioredoxin family protein, which codes for MKVLESKDMYKSQLQTGLSVVMFSANWCPDCVVIQPVLPEIEEKFSQFTFYYADRDKLIDLCVELEVFGIPSFIAYHNGEEIDRFVSKDRKTKEEIEKFLQDTFDKLSK
- a CDS encoding nicotinate phosphoribosyltransferase, encoding MKEIKLKLEGKIKRLTNQTFKFDERISEGWFSAVYFLKTKEIVERFKKDNIVTMQFFQKTDAILCGTDEVIALIKTFASNPNDLEIYSLKDGDKIVPFETVLTITGPYQNFGYLEGIIDGILARRTSVATNVYNVVKAASLSGVKKPVIFMGDRDDHFTQQAGDGYAAYIGGSTAQATHAMNEWWGKKGMGTMPHALIQLFEGDVVAATHAYKETFPEDDLMALVDYNNDVITDALKVAREFGNELKGVRIDTSKTMVDQYFFRNPDVLGSFDPRGANPELIFALREALDNEGFGHVKIIGSGGFDANRIEEYEKRGVPVDIYGVGSSLLKIHIGFTGDNVRLNGQHQAKTGRKYRSNPRLEKID
- a CDS encoding GNAT family N-acetyltransferase, yielding MSQFIIRQVVKEDAKDLVQLMKNYIVDFYQKPEPKEEDVEALIHRLIMEPSSGIQFVAEKEEKLVGFATLYFSFSTLQLKKVAILNDMFINEDARGEKIGEQLFQTSLSYIRENDFAYMTWETAKDNLIAQSLYNKMGGKISEWLVYEMS
- a CDS encoding DNA translocase FtsK, with the protein product MYKRLKIAYKKIHSFLFGQEEEHIHTREERKKYYGRIRSEAETEAKMIHQYPKEGKFRFPMIADEPSVTKAKPTTNQVFQRNQEQVSNKQKKVTPLEKSKEQKRVKSEDNAEVSPVQEKVRKKFQGVNFKATNIPSPIYAFGKPPGSNRSVLTDDDVPNETLNIPIELDEKIVELNRDDFSKLLIPMPAMQINGVEFTTLTDETLEAGAVNELYRKDNFIVSDLDHARDNLVEQIDQEDNGLQETINELNHELELHVYEEEDIWDENSNEDEGYNDSLEGIERVVNSDNCLLTHEEYVTEEPSPTAIEDFEELMVQSINETHEEIAAAFTEVSEETTAQDREELEQLPLKLNINNNETTKDDKDVPRKTVVPFNVLMFHKDRLAQKRTEAIPEKTYQFPTLQLLNIPPRQPENSHKWLDEKKDTLEVTLANFNVQAKVVGVTRGPSVTRFEIQPEPGVKVSKVTGLQDDIKLSLAAKDIRMEAPIPGKNAIGIEVPNDVSDPVVIREILRSSEFQKSPSPLTVALGLDIEGKPIVTDIQKMPHGLIAGATGSGKSVCINSILVSIMFKATPEEVKLMLVDPKMVELAPYNDIPHLVTPVITDAKQATIALKWAVEEMERRYELFVQNGVRDIKRYNEVMKIDGDPTPAMPYIVIVIDELADLMMVSPHDVEEAICRIAQKARACGIHLLLATQRPSVDVITGLIKANIPTRIAFSVSSQADSRTIIDSGGAERLLGKGDMLLFENGSSKPVRVQGNYVSDEEIDRVVALVKAQRKPNFLFDKESLIKSYETVVDQEDDLFEEACYYVLEQGGASSSSLQRRYRIGFNRAARLIDMMEARGIISEAMGSKPRNVLISEEELSDRM
- a CDS encoding PTS transporter subunit IIC, translating into MRSFLHKKGVDLSLRTYFVTALSFMALGLFSSLIIGLIIRTAGQQIWFLEQWFVPMGQLAMDLMGPAIGVAVAFGLNAPRLVLFPAVVVGSAGAILGGPAGAFVATVLATEIGKLVSKETKLDIIVTPFVTIFTGYVVANTIGPVISRGIEEFGALIMWSVDLQPLLMGILVALFMGLALTAPISSAAIAFMLGLEGIAAGAATVGCAAQMIGFATSSYRENGFSGFIAQGIGTSMLQVPNIVKNPFILIPPTVAGMVLAPFATIFFQMVNNPAGAGMGTSGFVGQIMTFTVMGFTGDVFMKVFLLHFVGPAVISLILSEILRKVGLIKFGDMKIDQ
- the phnD gene encoding phosphate/phosphite/phosphonate ABC transporter substrate-binding protein, producing MKKGLLMMLLALILVIAACGGQTEESKEKTKEGTLTEGSEATEETSELVIGLIPSQSEGEMETAMDKLQAELEEKLGRPVKIDHYPAYNGVVEALNYGHIDMAYFGPLTYVIAHERSGAQAIITQLVNGEPYYHSYFITKADAPWETLDELLEDKENVSLAFGSPSSTSGSLIPGVELKERGVFRSEDDHDFAQVTYTGSHDITAQSVLNGSVLVGAIDSAIFEAQIRSGKLNADDFKIVWKSERIFQYPWAVKPNMDTATITALQEAFVSITDEDILNAFGATAFTTATNEDYDAIRNAAIIDGRMDDDLGGK
- the phnE gene encoding phosphonate ABC transporter, permease protein PhnE → MVWFKPRYIFFGIIFALLIWYSMELTQFQFEKFKNVPNMFYFIRDQFFPPNWTILPRLIDASFVTLAMAFLGTVFALIFAIPLSFMAARNTSRHPLFCWFNRSMLSGLRSIPEIVFGLIFVVSLGLGPFPAVLAIMLHNIGVLGKLISELIESAEIGPQEAMKSVGATRWIAVLFSILPQIWPNVLSHFFYRFEVAIRTSLILGFIGAGGIGQQLFNHFQTFQYKSVAMDIFVIIVLVIVVDFIGGKIRERVI
- a CDS encoding DUF1444 domain-containing protein, whose product is MKPLEIKRELEKRLQQPQRRISYDRDEQKLRIDDINVNKGVTLSISKLAAKWSEKKETAIDEAVHYVESALQAMATPFTLKGNEKAIFPVLRSTSFTTLSGDGKELLFEEHTAETRVYYAIDRGTTFTLLTREIVESEQLDPAKIKEMAMFNLRSLKTEAKKDVVAGNTYYFINTNDGYDASKILNEQLLKQYAKTAEGELALAVPHQDVLIIADIVNETGYDVLGQMVFSFFTNGRTPITALPFIYENDKFEPVFILAQRKPKQ